A genomic region of Caenorhabditis elegans chromosome V contains the following coding sequences:
- the cpt-5 gene encoding Choline/carnitine acyltransferase domain-containing protein (Confirmed by transcript evidence) — translation MSSNKKKFEWPYPKINHFPGRIERFSYRTYNWFENRLWPIRPIPFLALVTTATGYQLRNFSLPDIQQNIQTIVRPLAISIGSVYTSVFLLRHFLKYFYFSYKGYLKENPKKPSFFTILWGILRKAVLTIAPPQLSSCDRLLPNIPLPALKNTVKQYVDSMQLVLSEEDHTELIKTSNQFLKEEGRKLQRCAWLWHKLNENYITYFWEKYIYNAGRYALPINSSIGQCVMYGEDDLTQVYQVARLLRYESLANLSLDRQKYMAVGEGLLSTRHYKNIYNGCRVPGKEIDHFQWNPPSKHVLLVHKGTWYKVDTFDRNGKLYSVDNLAKIVSEIMHRQDKADGFLSKIGSLTTDRRTEWSINREKFFLNNKNNKKLLEIIETAQFVVAIDGTNHWGVESTKQVSRYMKDMLAGDGTNRWFDKTMNYAVDETGRGGATGEHSPCDGAELDHLCENFLNIDKQILKSPSKEEQLEIATVTEQDLKSLKLAEKLDFEIVDGMESEIERCYEAHTKSFNDLHMHSMVFLDFGKGKLKECGISPDGFVQMAIQLAYYKDQGKFTQTYEPGSIRFYANSRTETLRPVTKASCEFVEAMLSDKSDIASRRKLLKEACEVHVNNCKEIMLGNGFDRHLFVLCVLAKGLGYESPFLNFFQSQKWLLSTSNIPNMTNSIDEDSSIDKIMLGGSFGAVAQDGYGICYRFGGNQAILVHITSYHSSEVTDSDRMGNRLREAFHSLVDLF, via the exons ATgtcatcaaataaaaaaaaatttgaatggccgtatccaaaaattaatcattttccTGGAAGAATTGAACGATTCTCGTACCGAACTTAT AACTGGTTTGAAAACCGCCTTTGGCCAATCAGACCAATTCCATTTCTGGCCCTTGTCACAACTGCTACTGGTTATCAACTGAGAAACTTTAGCCTCCCAGACATTCAGCAGAACATTCAAACGATTGTGAGGCCCCTTGCGATTTCTATAGGATCTGTGTACACTTCCGTATTCCTTCTTCGTCATttcctaaaatatttttatttttcttacaaaGGATATTTGAAGGAGAACCCAAAAAAACCatctttttttacaattttatggGGTATTCTCAGAAAAGCAGTCCTTACAATTGCACCTCCTCAACTGTCGTCTTGTGACCGACTACTTCCTAATATTCCACTCCCTGCTCTAAAAAACACAGTGAAGCAATATGTGGATTCAATGCAATTAGTTTTATCAGAG GAAGATCACACTGAACTGATCAAGACAtcaaaccaatttttgaaagaggAAGGACGGAAATTACAACGATGTGCATGGCTTTGGCATAAGCTTAATGAAAATTACATAAcctatttttgggaaaaatacaTCTACAATGCAGGGCGATATGCTCTACCTATTAATAGTAGTATTGGACAATGTGTTATGTACGGAGAAGATGACTTGACTCAAGTGTACCAAGTTGCCAGATTGTTGCGATATGAGTCGCTTGCGAACTTGTCCTTGGACCGGCAAAAGTACATGGCA GTTGGGGAAGGTCTTCTATCTACCAGAcattataaaaacatttacaaTGGATGCCGGGTACCTGGAAAAGAAATTGATCATTTCCAATGGAATCCACCGAGCAAGCATGTACTTCTGGTACACAAAGGTACTTGGTACAAAGTGGATACTTTTGATCGAAACGGAAAATTGTACAGTGTCGATAATTTGGCAAA aattgtttCGGAAATAATGCACCGACAAGACAAGGCAGATGGATTcctctcaaaaattggaagtttaACTACTGATCGCCGGACTGAATGGAGCATAAACCGGGAAAAGTTCTTCCTAAATAACaagaataacaaaaagttaTTGGAGATCATTGAGACAGCACAATTCGTAGTAGCGATTGACGGAACTAATCATTGGGGAGTTGAATCAACTAAACAAGTATCTCGGTATATGAAAGATATGTTGGCTGGAGATGGTACTAATCGATGGTTTGATAAAACTATGAACTATGCTGTTGACGAGACGGGAAGAGGTGGGGCTACTGGAGAACACTCTCCTTGCGATGGAGCTGAGTTAGACCACCTTTGCGAGAATTTCTTGAACATTGACAAACAAATCTTGAAGTCCCCGAGCAAAGAAGAACAATTGGAGATTGCGACTGTCACTGAGCAAGAtttgaaatcattgaaattggcagaaaaacttgattttgaaatagttGATGGAATGGAATCAGAAATTGAAAGATGCTATGAAGCTCACACAAAATCGTTCAACGATCTTCATATGCATTCCATGgtgtttttggattttggaaaaggaaaattaaAGGAATGTGGAATTTCTCCAGATGGATTTGTCCAAATGGCAATTCAGTTGGCTTATTACAAA GATCAAGGAAAGTTCACTCAAACATATGAACCAGGTTCAATTAGATTCTACGCAAATTCAAGAACAGAAACTTTGAGACCAGTAACAAAAGCGTCTTGTGAATTTGTTGAAGCCATGCTCTCGGATAAATCTGAT atagcCTCCCGCAGGAAGTTATTGAAAGAAGCTTGTGAAGTTCATGTGAATAACTGTAAAGAAATCATGCTAGGAAATGGATTTGATCGTCATCTATTTGTACTATGTGTTCTTGCAAAAGGACTTGGATACGAAAGTCCATTCCTCAATTTCTTCCAAAGTCAGAAGTGGCTTCTGAGTACCAGTAAT attcccAATATGACAAACTCGATTGATGAAGATTCTTCAATTGACAAGATAATGCTTGGTGGTTCATTTGGAGCTGTAGCACAAGATGGGTACGGAATCTGTTACCGATTCGGAGGAAATCAAGCAATTCTTGTTCATATTACTTCGTATCATTCATCAGAAGTCACAGATTCGGATAGAATGGGAAATCGGTTGAGAGAAGCATTTCATAGTTTGgttgatttattttaa